Proteins from a genomic interval of Alteromonas macleodii ATCC 27126:
- the ampE gene encoding beta-lactamase regulator AmpE yields MMLMSLLLVLSLERLITKTPNWHIEKYAAQYRAFLQDKGLIKFQEGNEDEEGSKKVSSTALYFYLLLPAVVLGAIEYWVLGAFLTFIEQSIILFICIGCPALRAVYKSFLNAADRGDLQACSMYTDQLGHCASQSDSDGSAGTEGKTFGQHLTWLNYQHYAAVMLWFIAFGAPGALFYSLSRSTTEALCDANHPLKAAAGRLMFALDYIPVRVTAFGMLMMGHFSRALPEWIKYALQFDVPAYDVLTQISSKAEILTPDEQQLQAENAAIEPKVLVKLAKRNVIFLLVITSALTLVGSLA; encoded by the coding sequence ATGATGTTAATGAGCTTGCTATTAGTTCTCAGCCTCGAGCGGTTGATAACAAAAACACCTAATTGGCATATTGAAAAGTATGCCGCTCAATATCGTGCTTTTCTTCAAGATAAAGGGTTGATTAAGTTTCAAGAAGGAAATGAAGATGAGGAGGGAAGTAAAAAGGTCTCATCCACAGCACTTTATTTCTATCTTTTACTTCCCGCAGTAGTGCTGGGAGCAATTGAATACTGGGTACTTGGTGCATTTCTTACGTTTATTGAGCAAAGCATAATTTTGTTCATCTGTATTGGCTGCCCTGCATTGCGAGCCGTCTACAAGAGTTTTTTGAATGCTGCTGATCGAGGTGACCTTCAGGCGTGCAGTATGTACACCGACCAATTAGGGCATTGTGCAAGTCAATCAGACAGTGACGGAAGTGCGGGTACAGAAGGCAAAACTTTTGGCCAACACCTTACCTGGCTTAACTATCAACACTATGCCGCTGTGATGCTGTGGTTTATTGCTTTTGGTGCACCTGGTGCGCTGTTTTATAGCTTGAGTCGAAGCACAACCGAGGCATTGTGTGATGCAAATCACCCTTTAAAAGCCGCTGCGGGAAGATTGATGTTTGCGCTCGATTATATTCCTGTTCGCGTTACCGCTTTTGGCATGTTGATGATGGGACATTTCTCACGAGCGTTGCCTGAGTGGATTAAGTATGCACTTCAGTTCGATGTACCTGCATACGATGTGCTTACACAAATTTCTTCGAAAGCTGAGATTCTAACGCCTGATGAACAGCAGTTGCAGGCTGAAAATGCAGCAATAGAACCGAAGGTGCTTGTAAAGTTAGCAAAACGTAATGTTATTTTTCTTCTTGTAATAACATCAGCGCTCACGCTTGTAGGCAGTCTTGCATAG
- the ampD gene encoding 1,6-anhydro-N-acetylmuramyl-L-alanine amidase AmpD, protein MVLYNEAKYTASPHYDARPDSTDVSLLVIHNISLPPSQFGTPGIRQLFTGTINPDEHPFYREIAGLRVSAHCVIYRTGEIEQFVPFEQRAWHAGLSSFQGRSRCNDYAIGIELEGTDTLFYTDAQYQALGELTDFITRYYPRITLGRIVGHNDIAPGRKTDPGAAFDWARYRMRVAGFK, encoded by the coding sequence ATGGTGCTTTACAACGAAGCAAAGTACACAGCAAGTCCGCATTATGATGCCCGTCCTGACAGCACAGACGTTAGTCTGTTAGTGATACACAATATTTCACTACCTCCTTCACAGTTTGGTACGCCGGGCATTCGCCAATTGTTTACCGGAACCATCAATCCTGATGAACATCCTTTCTATAGAGAAATTGCTGGGTTACGGGTCTCTGCTCATTGTGTAATTTATCGAACGGGTGAAATAGAGCAATTTGTGCCCTTTGAACAGCGGGCATGGCACGCGGGCCTGTCTTCATTTCAAGGCCGCAGCCGCTGTAACGACTATGCTATAGGTATTGAACTTGAAGGTACTGATACGTTGTTTTACACCGATGCACAGTACCAAGCCCTTGGCGAACTCACTGATTTTATTACGAGATACTATCCTCGGATCACTTTAGGGCGTATCGTAGGCCATAATGATATAGCACCAGGGCGAAAAACTGACCCTGGTGCAGCTTTCGATTGGGCAAGATATAGAATGCGCGTTGCTGGGTTTAAATAA
- a CDS encoding type II secretion system F family protein: MARAPVTFIWQGKDRHGQSRKGEISAASLSEAKNLLRRQGISANKVKKLAKPLFGGSPKITAADISVISRQIATMLAAGVTLIQSLEMISQGHANSSMRKLLGEITDEVKAGNPLSSALRKHPLYFDDLYCDLVYTGEQSGALETIYDRIATYKEKAEALKSKIKKAMFYPIAVLVVAFIVTTILLIFVVPQFEEIFSSFGAELPAFTQFVLAISRFVQDYGIFIAIGIGGAGFMFMRTYKRSQKLRDTVDRNILKIPVIGEILKKASIARFTRTLATTFAAGVPLIGALESAAGASGNAVYREAILYMRKEVAGGMPMHVAMRATQVFPDMVTQMIAIGEESGAVDEMLSKIATIYEAEVDDMVDGLTSLLEPMIMAVLGVVIGGLIVAMYLPIFQMGNVV; the protein is encoded by the coding sequence TTGGCACGAGCTCCCGTAACTTTCATTTGGCAAGGGAAAGATCGACATGGTCAATCTCGCAAAGGTGAGATCTCCGCAGCCTCTTTGTCAGAAGCGAAAAATCTACTTCGGCGCCAAGGAATCTCAGCAAACAAAGTTAAAAAGTTAGCTAAACCCCTTTTTGGCGGAAGCCCGAAAATTACTGCTGCAGACATCTCTGTCATATCACGTCAAATCGCCACCATGCTCGCCGCCGGTGTTACCCTTATCCAATCGTTAGAAATGATTTCCCAAGGTCACGCCAATTCTTCAATGCGCAAACTTCTTGGCGAAATAACCGATGAGGTAAAAGCGGGTAATCCATTGTCATCGGCGCTCAGAAAACACCCTCTTTATTTTGACGATTTATATTGCGACTTGGTTTATACCGGTGAGCAGTCGGGCGCACTTGAAACCATTTATGACCGCATTGCGACCTATAAAGAAAAGGCCGAAGCACTAAAATCAAAAATCAAAAAAGCAATGTTTTACCCCATTGCAGTTTTGGTTGTTGCTTTTATTGTTACGACTATCCTTCTTATATTTGTTGTGCCGCAGTTTGAAGAGATTTTCAGCAGCTTTGGCGCAGAACTCCCTGCCTTCACCCAGTTCGTATTGGCTATTTCACGGTTCGTCCAAGACTACGGTATTTTTATCGCCATAGGTATTGGCGGTGCTGGGTTTATGTTTATGCGCACCTACAAGCGAAGCCAGAAGCTACGTGACACGGTGGACCGCAACATTTTAAAAATTCCCGTCATTGGCGAAATATTAAAAAAAGCCAGCATTGCGCGCTTTACCCGAACCCTAGCCACGACCTTCGCAGCAGGTGTGCCGCTTATTGGCGCACTAGAATCCGCTGCCGGAGCTTCGGGCAACGCAGTATACCGCGAGGCCATTTTATACATGCGTAAAGAAGTGGCGGGCGGTATGCCAATGCATGTTGCAATGCGCGCTACACAAGTATTCCCTGACATGGTGACGCAGATGATTGCCATTGGTGAGGAGTCGGGCGCGGTTGATGAAATGCTCAGCAAAATTGCCACCATATATGAAGCTGAAGTCGATGATATGGTAGACGGTTTAACCAGCCTACTTGAACCTATGATCATGGCCGTACTTGGCGTGGTAATCGGCGGCTTGATTGTGGCTATGTACCTCCCTATATTCCAGATGGGTAACGTGGTATAA
- the aceF gene encoding pyruvate dehydrogenase complex dihydrolipoyllysine-residue acetyltransferase: MSDIQKIIVPDVGGDEVEVIELCVAVGDNIEADEGVVTVESDKASMDIPAPFEGEIVSLTVSVGDKIKEGDVIGEMKVANGDSADKGASEENASDESSKEDAPKQEEAPKDESKSEAAPAASGSSEVIEVAVPDIGSDDEVDVIDVLVSVGDTIEKEDGLITLETDKATMDVPSTHAGTVKEVFISTGDKVKEGTVVIKLEVAGSGSSSSESASSDASSEASAPAAQESAKQESAPAASSGSETIEVAVPDIGEDGEVDVIDVLVSAGDTVEKEDGLITLETDKATMDVPSTHAGTIKEVFIKAGDKVKQGTLVVKLETSGGSSSSAAEKPAEAPKQEETKQDSQQEETQQASQQEASQGRSPVPPAPEAKNTGKAHASPSVRRIAREFGVDLTQVNGSGPKNRILKEDVQAYVKAELAKPRTAAASGSAPVGDNVLQIVPVKPVDHSKFGEIEEQKLSRIQKISGPFLHRNWATIPHVTQFDEADITEVEEFRKEQNAYHAKIKSGLKITPLVFVMKAVAKALEKYEVFNSSLSDDGESLIIKKFINIGIAVETPGGLVVPVIRDVNKKGIEQLSQELIDTSKKAREGKLKAADMQGGTFTISSLGGIGGTAFTPIVNAPEVAILGVSKSEMKPKWNGKEFEPRLMVPLSLSYDHRVIDGAVGARFSTEVAANLTDLRRIIL; the protein is encoded by the coding sequence ATGTCAGATATTCAAAAGATTATCGTACCCGACGTAGGCGGTGACGAAGTTGAAGTTATCGAGCTATGTGTTGCCGTAGGCGACAACATTGAGGCTGATGAAGGCGTTGTTACTGTTGAAAGTGACAAGGCGTCAATGGACATCCCAGCACCGTTTGAAGGTGAGATTGTAAGCCTAACTGTATCAGTAGGCGATAAAATCAAAGAAGGCGATGTGATTGGTGAAATGAAAGTTGCCAATGGTGACAGTGCCGATAAAGGCGCGTCTGAAGAAAACGCTTCAGATGAATCTTCTAAAGAAGATGCACCTAAGCAAGAAGAAGCACCAAAAGACGAAAGCAAGTCAGAAGCAGCGCCAGCTGCGTCTGGCAGCAGCGAAGTGATTGAAGTTGCAGTACCGGATATCGGTTCTGACGACGAAGTAGACGTAATCGACGTATTGGTTTCAGTGGGCGACACCATTGAAAAAGAAGATGGGCTAATTACCCTTGAAACCGATAAAGCAACCATGGACGTTCCTTCAACACACGCAGGTACGGTGAAAGAAGTATTCATCAGTACTGGCGATAAAGTGAAAGAAGGTACGGTAGTGATCAAGCTTGAAGTAGCGGGCTCAGGCTCGTCTTCAAGTGAATCGGCGTCTAGCGATGCTTCTTCTGAAGCATCTGCACCGGCTGCGCAGGAAAGTGCAAAGCAAGAGTCAGCACCAGCCGCGTCTTCAGGTAGCGAGACTATCGAAGTTGCTGTACCAGACATTGGTGAAGACGGTGAAGTTGACGTTATCGATGTACTTGTATCAGCTGGCGATACCGTTGAAAAAGAAGACGGTCTTATCACGCTAGAAACTGATAAAGCGACTATGGATGTGCCTTCAACACATGCAGGTACGATTAAAGAAGTCTTTATCAAAGCGGGTGACAAAGTTAAGCAAGGCACCTTGGTTGTTAAGCTTGAGACCAGCGGTGGTTCGTCTTCAAGTGCAGCTGAAAAGCCTGCTGAAGCGCCTAAGCAAGAAGAGACTAAACAAGACTCACAGCAAGAAGAGACTCAACAAGCGTCACAGCAGGAAGCCTCGCAAGGTCGCTCTCCTGTGCCCCCAGCGCCAGAAGCCAAGAATACAGGTAAAGCACATGCTTCTCCTTCGGTTCGCCGTATTGCTCGTGAGTTTGGTGTAGACCTTACTCAAGTTAACGGCTCTGGTCCTAAAAACCGTATCTTGAAAGAAGACGTTCAAGCCTATGTGAAAGCTGAGCTTGCGAAACCTCGCACAGCAGCAGCTTCAGGTAGTGCGCCTGTGGGCGACAACGTACTTCAAATCGTTCCGGTTAAGCCTGTTGATCACAGCAAGTTTGGTGAGATTGAAGAACAAAAGCTTTCTCGAATTCAAAAGATCTCTGGACCGTTCTTACACCGTAACTGGGCGACTATCCCGCACGTTACGCAGTTCGACGAAGCAGATATCACTGAAGTTGAAGAATTCCGTAAAGAGCAAAATGCTTACCACGCGAAAATTAAGTCTGGTCTTAAGATCACACCACTAGTATTCGTTATGAAAGCGGTAGCGAAAGCGCTTGAGAAATACGAAGTATTCAACTCATCACTGTCTGACGATGGTGAGAGCTTAATCATTAAGAAGTTTATCAACATTGGTATTGCGGTTGAAACACCGGGAGGCCTTGTTGTACCTGTTATTCGTGACGTGAATAAGAAAGGTATTGAGCAGCTGTCTCAAGAGCTTATTGACACCTCTAAGAAAGCCCGTGAAGGCAAGCTTAAAGCGGCTGACATGCAGGGTGGAACGTTCACCATCTCTAGTCTAGGTGGTATTGGTGGCACGGCGTTTACGCCTATTGTAAATGCACCAGAAGTCGCCATATTAGGTGTGTCTAAGTCTGAGATGAAGCCTAAGTGGAATGGTAAAGAGTTTGAGCCGCGCTTAATGGTGCCGCTAAGCCTGTCATACGACCACCGAGTCATCGATGGTGCGGTAGGTGCAAGATTCTCTACTGAGGTTGCTGCAAACCTAACTGACTTACGCAGAATCATACTTTAA
- the nadC gene encoding carboxylating nicotinate-nucleotide diphosphorylase, translating into MTSPDMQAIREQVSNALIEDLGGELNAANDITANLIDESVNAKATIITREPCVVCGIAWANQAFALIDESVSLTWHVKDGDKVDANTVLVSLEGSARAILTAERTALNFLQTLSATATVTAFYAKYLDGSNTKILDTRKTLPGLRHAQKYAVRCGGGQNHRVGLFDAFLIKENHIFSCGNIEKAVSRAKTMMPGKPVEVEVENLTELEQALGAGADIVMLDNFSNEQIQQAVALNKGQCKLEVSGNITDERLASLAKLGVDYISSGALTKHVQAIDLSLRINLS; encoded by the coding sequence ATGACATCACCAGACATGCAAGCGATTCGAGAGCAAGTATCGAACGCGCTTATTGAAGATCTTGGCGGCGAATTAAATGCTGCAAACGACATTACGGCGAACCTGATAGATGAAAGCGTTAATGCAAAAGCCACTATTATTACGCGAGAGCCTTGCGTGGTTTGTGGAATCGCATGGGCAAACCAAGCATTTGCACTAATCGACGAGTCGGTGTCGCTAACGTGGCATGTAAAAGATGGTGACAAAGTTGATGCCAACACCGTACTGGTTAGTTTGGAAGGCTCTGCTCGCGCGATATTGACGGCAGAACGTACGGCGCTTAACTTCCTACAAACCCTGTCGGCAACCGCCACTGTTACTGCCTTTTACGCTAAGTATTTAGATGGCTCCAACACTAAAATTCTCGATACCCGCAAAACGTTGCCAGGTTTGCGGCACGCACAGAAATACGCGGTGCGTTGTGGTGGGGGTCAAAACCATCGTGTGGGTTTGTTCGATGCATTCTTAATTAAGGAAAACCACATATTTTCTTGCGGAAACATCGAAAAAGCCGTAAGCCGAGCGAAAACAATGATGCCGGGCAAGCCCGTTGAAGTAGAGGTAGAGAACTTAACCGAGCTTGAACAAGCCCTTGGTGCAGGTGCCGACATTGTCATGCTGGATAATTTTTCTAACGAACAGATCCAACAGGCAGTAGCGCTCAATAAAGGTCAATGTAAACTGGAAGTATCAGGAAACATTACTGATGAACGACTGGCTTCTCTCGCTAAGCTAGGCGTAGATTACATTTCATCTGGAGCTTTAACCAAACACGTTCAGGCCATTGATTTGTCGCTGCGCATTAATTTGTCATAG
- the pdhR gene encoding pyruvate dehydrogenase complex transcriptional repressor PdhR has product MRQQRKKLSDVITEQLESMILDGTLLAGQKLPPERELALEFDVSRPSLREAIGNLQARGLVERKQGGGTFVNRNLNSAMTDPLMDLVSQRPETQFDLLEFRHALEGMAAYYAALRGQPEDYNALKQALNDVPTPKAHESKRAQAEALGQFYIIMARASHNMVLLHVMSTMQSMLVDNIERNFDMLAAHPEAVEDIAKQRREIVEAIASRDPEAARQACNTHLAFIEKTLLTINQRDTRVQRALRRLEI; this is encoded by the coding sequence ATGCGGCAGCAGCGAAAAAAACTCTCTGATGTGATTACCGAGCAACTCGAGTCAATGATACTCGACGGTACGTTATTGGCTGGTCAGAAATTACCGCCAGAGAGAGAGCTTGCGCTTGAATTTGATGTATCGCGACCTTCGCTTAGGGAAGCCATTGGTAATTTACAGGCACGTGGGTTGGTAGAACGTAAGCAAGGCGGCGGTACGTTTGTTAACCGCAACCTTAACTCAGCCATGACAGACCCCCTAATGGACTTAGTTAGCCAGCGTCCTGAAACTCAATTTGATTTGCTTGAATTTCGTCATGCGCTTGAAGGGATGGCGGCGTACTATGCAGCACTTCGTGGTCAACCTGAAGATTACAACGCATTGAAGCAAGCATTGAACGACGTACCTACGCCTAAAGCTCACGAAAGCAAGCGTGCCCAAGCTGAGGCGCTAGGACAGTTTTATATCATTATGGCAAGAGCATCACACAATATGGTGTTGTTGCACGTAATGAGCACCATGCAAAGCATGCTGGTGGACAATATTGAACGAAACTTTGACATGCTGGCAGCGCACCCTGAAGCGGTGGAAGACATTGCTAAGCAGCGTCGTGAAATTGTAGAAGCCATTGCTTCTCGCGACCCTGAAGCTGCGCGTCAGGCATGTAATACGCATTTGGCGTTTATTGAAAAAACGCTATTAACCATTAATCAACGCGATACCCGCGTACAGCGCGCATTGCGACGATTAGAGATTTAG
- a CDS encoding pilin: MMNMNTKNQKGFTLIELMIVVAIIGILAAIALPAYQNYTEKARFTEVVNATAAAKSAVEVCAQTESGTTATEILDACDSNAKGIADVVTADTGVVGLAVVDGVITATKPTDSSITGAGTYEMTPAVDVATRRVTWTTVCDPATLC; the protein is encoded by the coding sequence ATGATGAACATGAATACTAAAAACCAAAAAGGTTTCACCCTAATCGAACTAATGATTGTTGTTGCAATCATCGGTATCCTTGCAGCAATCGCACTTCCTGCTTACCAAAACTACACAGAGAAAGCTCGCTTTACAGAGGTTGTAAACGCTACAGCGGCAGCTAAATCTGCAGTTGAAGTTTGTGCGCAAACTGAGTCAGGAACAACCGCTACAGAAATTTTAGATGCCTGTGACAGCAACGCAAAAGGTATTGCGGATGTAGTAACCGCTGATACTGGCGTAGTTGGATTAGCGGTTGTAGACGGCGTTATCACGGCGACTAAGCCAACTGATTCTTCTATCACTGGTGCGGGTACTTATGAAATGACTCCAGCTGTAGATGTCGCTACACGACGCGTTACATGGACAACAGTTTGCGACCCTGCAACTCTTTGCTAA
- a CDS encoding TIGR02281 family clan AA aspartic protease: MNEQQDPTASTGKWMVALAWICGFGLLVFVFSDLLEKQINPNSEPTSERIGSQTEVRLKQNRQGHYVTTGYINGEEVVFLVDTGATDVAVPAHLANKLQLKAGREGLASTANGVVRVAESTIETLRIGEIVVRDVKANLNPGMQDDHILLGMSVLRQLEFTQRGEWLILRTL; the protein is encoded by the coding sequence ATGAATGAACAACAAGACCCGACAGCGTCAACGGGTAAATGGATGGTTGCGCTTGCTTGGATTTGCGGTTTTGGTCTACTGGTTTTTGTTTTCTCAGATCTTTTAGAAAAACAAATTAACCCAAATAGCGAACCAACATCAGAGCGTATTGGTTCACAAACCGAAGTCCGACTTAAGCAAAATCGCCAAGGTCACTATGTGACAACAGGTTATATTAATGGTGAGGAAGTCGTATTTCTTGTTGATACGGGTGCCACTGACGTGGCCGTTCCCGCTCATTTGGCTAACAAGCTTCAACTCAAAGCGGGTCGAGAAGGGTTGGCCAGCACAGCTAACGGCGTTGTAAGAGTTGCCGAATCGACCATTGAAACTTTGCGCATTGGTGAAATTGTGGTGCGCGATGTAAAAGCAAACTTAAACCCCGGTATGCAAGATGACCATATATTGCTGGGAATGAGTGTTCTTCGCCAATTAGAGTTTACTCAGCGCGGAGAATGGTTAATATTGCGTACCCTTTAA
- the aceE gene encoding pyruvate dehydrogenase (acetyl-transferring), homodimeric type, whose translation MSDMMHQDVDPQETKEWIDALESVLEEEGVERAHYLLEKLIDKARRSGAHLPYDATTAYINTIPAAQEPKMPGDLTIEARIRAAIRWNALMIVLRASKKDLELGGHIGSFASSAMLYDVGFNHFFKAPNENQGGDFIFAQGHISPGIYARSYMEGNLTEEQLNNFRQECAGDGLSSYPHPHLMKDYWQFPTVSMGLGPLQAIYTARFLKYLTNRGIKDCSGQRVYCYMGDGECDEPESLGAIGLASREGLDNLTFVINCNLQRLDGPVRGNGKIIQELEGTFRGAGWEVVKVIWGSYWDELLARDKSGKLIQLMGETVDGEYQNCKAKGGKYTRENFFNKYPETAALVANMSDDDIWRLNRGGHDPVKVFAAYQKAIDTKGRPTVILAKTVKGFGLGASGEAQNVAHNVKKMDVDSIKAFRDRFNIPVADEKIADLPYFKFDEDSEEMKYLRERREALGGYLPSRREQAEEQLEIPELSAFDAILKGSGDRQVSSTMTFVRVLNALLKDKKIGKRIVPIIPDEARTFGMEGLFRQVGIYANEGQKYVPQDADQVAYYREDKKGQVLQEGINELGAMASWVASGTSYSTCNATTIPFYIYYSMFGFQRVGDLAWAAGDSQARGFLLGATAGRTTLNGEGLQHQDGHSHVQANLIPNCITYDPTYGYEVAVIVQDGLRRMYGNNENIFYYLTLMNENYQHPAMPEGDDVAEQIIKGIYKLERVENDKSKLNVQLMGSGTILNEVRKAAQILCNDYNVSSDVYSVTSFNELAREGQDVARWNMLNPEAEQKVPYIGQVITKDAGPAISATDYVKNYSDQVRAFIETEYRCLGTDGFGRSDSRENLRTHFEVNASYIVVASLYELAQRGDVEKKVVAEAIKRFEINAEKLNPLYA comes from the coding sequence ATGTCTGATATGATGCACCAAGATGTAGATCCTCAAGAAACTAAAGAGTGGATTGATGCGCTTGAGTCGGTTTTAGAAGAGGAAGGCGTAGAACGCGCCCACTATTTACTCGAAAAACTTATTGATAAAGCACGTCGCAGCGGAGCGCATCTACCGTATGACGCAACTACTGCCTACATCAATACTATCCCAGCAGCGCAAGAGCCAAAAATGCCTGGCGACTTGACCATCGAAGCGCGCATCCGTGCGGCGATTCGTTGGAACGCATTGATGATTGTATTGCGTGCATCTAAAAAAGACCTAGAGCTTGGTGGCCACATTGGTAGCTTCGCATCATCGGCTATGCTTTACGATGTTGGCTTTAACCACTTCTTCAAAGCGCCTAACGAAAATCAAGGCGGCGACTTTATTTTCGCTCAGGGCCATATTTCTCCAGGTATTTATGCGCGCTCATATATGGAAGGCAACTTAACTGAAGAGCAGTTAAACAACTTCCGTCAAGAGTGTGCTGGCGATGGTCTGTCGTCTTACCCACACCCTCACTTGATGAAAGACTACTGGCAGTTCCCAACCGTATCTATGGGTCTTGGTCCACTTCAAGCTATCTACACAGCGCGCTTCCTTAAGTACCTAACTAACCGTGGTATCAAAGACTGTTCAGGTCAGCGCGTTTACTGCTACATGGGTGACGGTGAGTGTGATGAGCCAGAAAGCTTGGGTGCAATTGGTCTTGCTTCTCGTGAAGGCCTAGACAACCTAACGTTTGTTATCAACTGTAACCTTCAACGTCTAGACGGCCCGGTACGTGGTAACGGCAAAATTATCCAAGAACTTGAAGGCACATTCCGCGGCGCTGGCTGGGAAGTTGTGAAAGTTATTTGGGGTAGCTACTGGGATGAGCTACTGGCTCGTGATAAATCTGGCAAGCTTATCCAGCTTATGGGCGAAACGGTAGACGGTGAATACCAAAACTGTAAAGCCAAAGGCGGCAAGTACACCCGTGAAAACTTCTTCAACAAGTATCCTGAAACAGCGGCACTTGTAGCGAACATGTCTGACGACGATATCTGGCGCTTGAACCGAGGTGGTCACGATCCAGTTAAGGTATTCGCAGCTTACCAGAAAGCCATTGATACGAAAGGACGTCCAACGGTAATCCTTGCTAAAACGGTTAAAGGTTTCGGTCTAGGTGCATCAGGCGAAGCACAAAACGTAGCGCACAACGTTAAGAAAATGGACGTTGATTCAATCAAAGCGTTCCGCGATCGTTTCAATATTCCAGTAGCAGACGAGAAAATTGCTGACCTACCTTACTTCAAGTTCGACGAAGACAGCGAAGAAATGAAGTACCTTCGCGAGCGTCGTGAAGCTCTAGGCGGTTACTTGCCTTCTCGCCGTGAACAGGCTGAAGAACAGCTTGAAATTCCTGAGCTAAGTGCATTCGACGCTATCTTAAAAGGGTCAGGCGATCGTCAAGTATCATCAACCATGACGTTTGTACGTGTACTTAACGCGCTATTAAAAGATAAGAAAATTGGTAAGCGTATTGTGCCAATTATTCCTGATGAAGCCCGTACATTCGGTATGGAAGGCTTATTCCGTCAGGTAGGTATCTACGCCAATGAAGGCCAGAAATACGTACCTCAAGATGCCGACCAAGTCGCTTACTATCGCGAAGATAAGAAAGGTCAGGTATTACAAGAAGGTATTAACGAGCTAGGTGCAATGGCATCGTGGGTTGCGTCGGGTACGTCTTACTCAACGTGTAACGCTACCACTATTCCGTTCTACATCTACTACTCGATGTTTGGTTTCCAACGTGTTGGTGACTTGGCATGGGCAGCAGGCGATAGCCAAGCACGTGGTTTCCTTTTAGGCGCAACTGCGGGTAGAACCACACTTAACGGTGAAGGTCTACAGCACCAAGACGGCCACTCGCATGTTCAAGCGAACCTAATTCCTAACTGTATTACTTACGACCCAACGTATGGTTACGAAGTAGCAGTTATCGTTCAAGACGGTCTACGTCGCATGTACGGTAATAACGAGAATATCTTCTATTACCTAACATTGATGAACGAGAACTATCAGCACCCTGCAATGCCAGAAGGTGATGATGTTGCTGAACAGATCATTAAAGGCATTTACAAGCTAGAGCGCGTTGAAAATGACAAGTCTAAGCTGAATGTTCAGTTGATGGGCTCAGGCACTATCTTGAACGAAGTGCGTAAAGCGGCGCAGATTCTTTGTAACGACTACAACGTATCTTCTGACGTTTACTCAGTAACCTCGTTCAACGAGCTAGCGCGTGAAGGTCAAGACGTAGCACGCTGGAACATGCTAAACCCAGAAGCTGAGCAAAAAGTACCTTACATTGGTCAGGTAATTACGAAAGACGCAGGTCCTGCGATTTCTGCCACTGACTATGTGAAGAACTACTCAGACCAAGTACGTGCGTTCATCGAAACTGAATACCGCTGCCTAGGTACAGACGGTTTCGGTCGAAGCGATAGCCGTGAAAACTTGCGTACTCACTTTGAAGTTAATGCGTCATACATTGTGGTGGCATCACTTTACGAATTGGCTCAGCGCGGTGACGTTGAGAAGAAAGTGGTAGCAGAAGCCATTAAGCGTTTTGAAATTAACGCTGAAAAACTTAACCCACTTTACGCGTAA